Within Alcaligenes sp. SDU_A2, the genomic segment TGGTGGCTTTGTGGCGTGATCTGCATTACAAAGGCATGCACCGTCAGGTGCTGGTCATTGTGGGCGAAAGCATGGATCTGCGCCTGCGTACCCAGCAGCAAGCCTGGCGCGAGGGGATTTTCCGCAATCTGCGCATGGTGGTCCTGGCCGTTCTGATGGTGTGGTTTGCCGTGGCCTGGGCCCTGCGCCCTTTACAGGTATTGCGCCAGGAAGTGCGCAGCCGCAGTGTGGACGACCTGCGCCCATTGGACGAACGCGACGTGCCCCGCGAAGTGGTGCCGCTGGTGCGTTCGATCAATCACCACATCGAGCTTTACCAAGCTGTGCTGGAGCGCCAGGCGCGGTTTCTGGCCGATGCGTCCCATCAGTTGCGTACCCCGCTGGCTATCATCCATACACAAGCGCAATATGCGCGCCGCGAACCGGATATCGAACGCGTGCGCGAGTCCCTGGGTGCCATTATCAAGCAACTGGGGCAGGCAACCCGGCTGACTGAGCAGCTGCTGGCCCTGGCGCATGCCAGTCACCATACATCTATGGCGCAGGGGCAGGTGGATCTGGCCAGCCTGGGACGGGAAGCGGTGCTGCAGTATTTGCCGCTGGCGCGCGAGCGGCGGCAAGATCTGGGCTGGATCGCGCCAGGCGAAGACGGCGGCCAGGCTCCGGTCTGGGTCTATGCCAGTGATGTGGAAGTGCACGAATCGCTGGCCAATCTTATACACAATGCCATCAATCATGCCGGTAGCGGGGCATCCATTACCGTGTCTGCCGGTTATGACGAGCAGCAGGCCTGGGTCAGCGTGACCGACAACGGCATGGGGCTGGCGGCCAGTCTGCGGGAAAGCGTTTTCGTGCGCTTTGACCGGGGTGGGCCGTCCCGCAAAGGCGGGCGCGGTTCCGGGTCCGGCCTGGGCCTGGCCATTGCTC encodes:
- a CDS encoding sensor histidine kinase; translated protein: MTAPSTSSPGLWQGGLRFWLLVLLIPGVVALLLYDSWEDDRAMNAVTENVYDSALLEPAKVLETSVEFNADGSLRIDPPFYAQVMLESRPGNRKYFRVEEVTPLVRNLGGADALQLKGRTMLGMEGLPRPERLADHEGVPVFYDAFFRNDTVRMVALWRDLHYKGMHRQVLVIVGESMDLRLRTQQQAWREGIFRNLRMVVLAVLMVWFAVAWALRPLQVLRQEVRSRSVDDLRPLDERDVPREVVPLVRSINHHIELYQAVLERQARFLADASHQLRTPLAIIHTQAQYARREPDIERVRESLGAIIKQLGQATRLTEQLLALAHASHHTSMAQGQVDLASLGREAVLQYLPLARERRQDLGWIAPGEDGGQAPVWVYASDVEVHESLANLIHNAINHAGSGASITVSAGYDEQQAWVSVTDNGMGLAASLRESVFVRFDRGGPSRKGGRGSGSGLGLAIALAYAERNGGTIVLTDGEPNEIGGYGLKATLRLPRYRPATQPDLPGKSGS